From the Leptolyngbya sp. O-77 genome, one window contains:
- the psbA gene encoding photosystem II q(b) protein, giving the protein MTTTLQRTERASVWEQFCNWVTSTENRLYVGWFGVLMIPTLLTATACFIIAFIAAPPVDIDGIREPVAGSLLYGNNIITGAVVPSSNAIGLHFYPIWEAASLDEWLYNGGPYQLVVFHFLIGVFCYMGREWELSYRLGMRPWICVAYSAPVAAATAVFLIYPIGQGSFSDGMPLGISGTFNFMFVFQAEHNILMHPFHMLGVAGVFGGSLFSAMHGSLVTSSLVRETTEVESQNYGYKFGQEEETYNIVAAHGYFGRLIFQYASFNNSRSLHFFLGAWPVIGIWFTALGISTMAFNLNGFNFNQSIIDSQGRVVNTWADILNRANLGMEVMHERNAHNFPLDLAAGEAAPVALVAPQING; this is encoded by the coding sequence ATGACGACTACCCTACAACGCACCGAGCGTGCAAGCGTATGGGAACAGTTTTGCAACTGGGTGACCAGCACCGAGAACCGCCTGTATGTAGGCTGGTTCGGCGTGTTGATGATCCCCACCCTGCTGACTGCCACCGCTTGCTTCATCATCGCCTTCATCGCTGCTCCCCCCGTGGACATCGACGGCATCCGTGAACCCGTTGCAGGTTCCCTGCTGTACGGCAACAACATCATCACCGGCGCAGTGGTTCCTTCCAGCAACGCCATCGGTCTGCACTTCTACCCCATCTGGGAAGCCGCCTCTCTCGACGAGTGGCTGTACAACGGCGGACCCTACCAGCTCGTCGTCTTCCACTTCCTGATCGGCGTATTCTGCTACATGGGACGTGAGTGGGAACTCTCCTACCGTCTCGGTATGCGTCCTTGGATCTGCGTTGCCTACTCTGCCCCCGTTGCAGCCGCAACCGCAGTGTTCCTGATCTACCCGATCGGGCAAGGCTCCTTCTCCGACGGGATGCCCCTGGGCATCAGCGGCACCTTCAACTTCATGTTCGTGTTCCAAGCAGAACACAACATCCTGATGCACCCCTTCCACATGCTGGGCGTCGCAGGCGTGTTCGGCGGCTCCCTGTTCTCCGCTATGCACGGTTCCTTGGTGACCTCCTCGCTGGTGCGTGAGACGACCGAAGTTGAATCGCAGAACTACGGCTACAAGTTCGGTCAGGAAGAAGAGACCTACAACATCGTGGCTGCTCACGGCTACTTCGGTCGGTTGATCTTCCAATACGCCAGCTTCAACAACAGCCGTTCGCTGCACTTCTTCCTGGGTGCATGGCCTGTGATCGGCATCTGGTTCACGGCGCTGGGCATCAGCACGATGGCATTCAACCTGAACGGGTTCAACTTCAACCAGTCCATCATCGACTCTCAAGGTCGTGTGGTGAACACCTGGGCAGACATCCTGAACCGCGCCAACCTGGGTATGGAAGTGATGCACGAGCGCAACGCTCACAACTTCCCCCTCGACTTGGCTGCTGGCGAAGCTGCTCCTGTGGCTCTGGTTGCCCCTCAAATCAATGGCTAA
- a CDS encoding glycerol acyltransferase: protein MSRHPTIPTLSTEASLTDAIAPLISEPALASSKFDENSAPLSSPGWCLNRRDPGFIRACLPWWEWAYRYYFRVQTAGWESIPAVGQVLIVGSHNGGFAAPDMFMMMLDWFWRFGVERPAYGLMDANAWKLHPSLSESAAKLGAVVAHPKMAIAALDHGASVLVYPGGVRDLFRPHYLRDRICLFNNQAFVKLALRYELPIIPVISHGAHDTLMVLGDAYPLVEQLHRWGLFPWVNGVNPGVFPVYLGLPWGVGLGPLPNLPLPMTIHTQVCQPVWFSRYGAEAAGDRAYVNACYEQVQNHMQRSLDHLTANVS, encoded by the coding sequence ATGTCCCGACACCCGACTATTCCAACTCTTTCGACTGAAGCTAGTTTGACCGACGCGATCGCCCCTCTAATCTCAGAACCAGCCCTGGCTTCCAGCAAATTTGACGAAAACTCCGCGCCCCTATCTTCTCCAGGATGGTGTCTGAACAGGCGTGATCCCGGCTTTATTCGGGCCTGTTTGCCCTGGTGGGAGTGGGCCTATCGCTATTATTTTCGAGTGCAGACCGCTGGCTGGGAATCTATTCCTGCGGTTGGACAGGTATTGATTGTGGGGTCACACAATGGCGGTTTTGCAGCGCCCGACATGTTCATGATGATGCTGGACTGGTTTTGGCGTTTTGGCGTGGAGCGTCCTGCCTATGGGCTGATGGATGCCAATGCGTGGAAACTGCACCCGTCTCTGTCGGAATCGGCAGCAAAGCTGGGGGCGGTGGTGGCCCATCCCAAAATGGCGATCGCTGCTTTAGATCACGGGGCCAGCGTGCTGGTCTATCCTGGCGGCGTGCGAGATTTGTTTCGTCCTCATTATCTGCGCGATCGCATTTGCTTGTTCAATAACCAGGCGTTTGTCAAGTTGGCGCTGCGCTACGAATTGCCAATTATCCCGGTGATTTCTCACGGGGCCCACGATACGCTAATGGTGCTGGGCGATGCTTATCCGCTGGTGGAGCAGTTGCATCGATGGGGGCTGTTTCCCTGGGTCAATGGCGTAAATCCGGGCGTATTCCCGGTTTATCTGGGGCTACCGTGGGGAGTAGGATTGGGGCCGCTACCTAATCTGCCGCTCCCGATGACGATTCATACGCAGGTGTGCCAACCCGTCTGGTTTTCCCGATATGGGGCTGAAGCGGCGGGCGATCGCGCTTACGTCAACGCTTGCTACGAACAGGTGCAGAACCACATGCAGCGATCGCTCGACCATCTCACTGCAAACGTTTCCTGA
- a CDS encoding NAD(P)/FAD-dependent oxidoreductase, with protein MPVSENAELSSPGDIPGNIPGNIPGNIGDIADIAVVGAGLSGLVCTQCLHGAGYRVVALEKSRGLGGRMATRRLPDTCADHGLRWLEEQGPQSRKLIQSLLGKGLQPWEAQVYRWQAGELVPLPSSPRYIAAEGITTVAKQLGAGLKIWRGQRVVAISPTAQGWDLRLESLAGDGQTLSAKALVMAIPAPQALDLLQPLSPVLGSGLLETLAGVQFNPCITAIACFSEAERALFETLPWAAVQGSPEAPAAWISRESSKGRNPDCPALVIQSSAAFAAAHLDEADLMPVGMALLDDVKTRLWAGLPLAKTQPQVLQVHRWRYATVRSPAAKTHLSAPQPLPLALAGDWCSPDENPNPGFEQALRSGIAAAEAINALLESRPLPEVDYSTPSSAPVPLRF; from the coding sequence ATGCCCGTTTCAGAAAATGCTGAACTCTCCAGTCCAGGTGATATTCCAGGCAACATTCCAGGCAACATTCCAGGCAACATTGGCGATATTGCCGACATTGCGGTCGTCGGCGCAGGGCTATCTGGCCTCGTCTGCACTCAATGCTTGCATGGGGCTGGCTATCGGGTTGTGGCTCTCGAAAAATCAAGGGGACTCGGCGGCCGCATGGCGACGCGGCGATTACCCGACACCTGCGCTGACCACGGGCTACGCTGGTTAGAGGAACAGGGGCCCCAGTCGCGAAAGTTAATTCAGTCCCTTTTGGGAAAAGGGTTACAGCCCTGGGAGGCACAAGTCTACCGCTGGCAAGCGGGGGAACTCGTGCCGCTCCCTTCCTCTCCTCGTTACATTGCTGCCGAGGGCATAACCACTGTTGCAAAGCAGCTAGGCGCAGGGCTGAAAATCTGGCGGGGTCAGCGGGTAGTGGCAATTTCTCCGACGGCCCAGGGCTGGGATCTAAGACTAGAGTCGCTGGCTGGCGATGGGCAGACGCTTTCTGCAAAAGCGCTGGTGATGGCAATCCCGGCTCCTCAAGCGCTCGATTTGCTGCAACCGCTCAGCCCCGTCCTAGGTTCAGGCTTGCTGGAAACGCTGGCCGGAGTGCAGTTTAATCCCTGTATTACGGCGATCGCCTGCTTTTCCGAGGCTGAACGGGCGCTGTTTGAAACGCTGCCCTGGGCAGCGGTGCAGGGTTCCCCAGAGGCTCCTGCTGCCTGGATCTCGCGAGAAAGCTCCAAGGGGCGCAATCCCGATTGTCCTGCCCTAGTAATCCAGAGTAGCGCCGCCTTTGCAGCAGCACACCTCGATGAAGCCGACCTGATGCCCGTTGGAATGGCACTGCTAGACGATGTAAAAACGCGCCTTTGGGCTGGGCTGCCGCTGGCTAAGACCCAACCCCAGGTTCTGCAAGTGCATCGCTGGCGCTATGCAACGGTGCGATCGCCCGCTGCCAAAACTCATCTGTCGGCACCCCAACCCCTGCCCCTGGCACTGGCAGGCGACTGGTGTAGCCCTGACGAAAACCCGAATCCTGGTTTTGAACAGGCCCTGAGATCGGGCATTGCGGCTGCCGAAGCGATTAACGCACTGCTAGAAAGCCGCCCGTTGCCAGAGGTGGATTATTCTACGCCTTCTTCTGCGCCCGTGCCGCTCCGGTTTTGA